The Tripterygium wilfordii isolate XIE 37 chromosome 17, ASM1340144v1, whole genome shotgun sequence genome has a window encoding:
- the LOC119982134 gene encoding probable calcium-binding protein CML23: MLKTWLSSPLRAMDRCSKRGRIKRLSSGFDLLASPFSDMKVSDQLKQVFKAIDVDGDGKISSAELKEVLLSLSYKKSMRVAAREAEVMVRVLDCNGDGVIDLDEFIDAVYNMNDLKSGDEEHHLMDAFSIFDTNKDGLISAMELQRVLHNLGFENCSLKECRRMIQGVDKDGDGFVDFKEFKFMMTVSAFEG; the protein is encoded by the coding sequence ATGTTGAAAACTTGGTTGAGCTCCCCATTACGGGCCATGGACAGATGTTCCAAGAGAGGAAGAATCAAGAGATTATCTTCTGGTTTTGATTTGTTGGCCTCACCTTTCTCAGACATGAAAGTGTCAGACCAGTTGAAGCAAGTGTTCAAGGCTATCGATGTGGACGGAGACGGAAAGATATCttcagcagagctgaaggaagTGCTATTGTCCCTCAGTTACAAGAAATCAATGAGAGTAGCAGCCAGGGAAGCTGAAGTGATGGTGAGAGTATTGGATTGTAATGGAGATGGGGTTATTGACTTGGATGAATTCATTGATGCAGTATATAACATGAATGATCTGAAATCTGGTGATGAAGAACATCATCTTATGGATGCTTTCAGCATCTTTGATACAAATAAGGATGGCCTGATCTCTGCTATGGAGTTACAGAGGGTTCTCCACAACCTTGGATTTGAGAATTGTAGCCTTAAAGAGTGTAGGCGTATGATTCAAGGTGTTGATAAGGATGGTGATGGGTTTGTGGATTTCAAGGAATTTAAGTTCATGATGACTGTAAGTGCTTTTGAAGGTTAG